From a region of the Penaeus vannamei isolate JL-2024 chromosome 2, ASM4276789v1, whole genome shotgun sequence genome:
- the LOC113823728 gene encoding uncharacterized protein has product MTSTVTFVLVLLCCYYTAGQECSSDEIRCKDSTRCIPLRYICDSDNDCGDNSDEDGDLCAVWRSETCERGSYNCERFGDASCVSIQEYCEASSPPCAGALDPRVCQILRDGEIQNFSSVTVSGATTNLNKSKIRGEELKHIVNFTLSHPACPPLFTLVGDQCLSILFVNNVTWGEARHLCQFIGGDLITFRNVSHFASVIQHLKETKLTADFWAGGHYVNSEWSWLDGSPMEHGSPFWTVKYSDVCRYRHVTSGLNITRRVNGGSCYRYYQAPGEFPVGECVALTYQHFYYMSDEDCLHRKSPLCVARDRD; this is encoded by the exons ATGACCTCCACGGTGACCTTTGTGCTTGTCCTACTCTGCTGTTATTACACGG CCGGCCAGGAGTGTTCTTCAGATGAGATCAGGTGCAAAGACTCCACGCGATGCATTCCCCTCCGCTACATCTGCGACAGCGACAACGACTGCGGCGACAATTCCGACGAGGACGGCGACTTGTGCGCA GTCTGGCGCTCCGAAACGTGTGAACGAGGGTCTTATAACTGCGAGAGGTTCGGTGATGCTTCGTGTGTCTCGATTCAGGAGTACTGTGAAGCTTCGAGCCCGCCGTGCGCCGGAGCCCTTGACCCGAGAGTCTGCCAG aTCTTAAGGGATGGGGAGATCCAGAATTTCTCATCAGTCACAGTCTCTGGTG CTACGACCAACCTTAATAAAAGCAAAATTCGCGGAGAAGAACTGAAACACATCGTGAACTTCACCCTCAGCCACCCTGCCTGTCCGCCTCTGTTCACCCTCGTCGGGGACCAGTGTCTCTCCATCCTGTTTGTCAATAAC GTGACCTGGGGGGAGGCACGACACCTGTGCCAGTTTATCGGAGGCGATCTGATCACTTTCAGGAACGTCAGCCATTTTGCTTCCGTCATCCAGCACTTGAAGGAGACGA AGTTGACTGCGGACTTCTGGGCGGGCGGCCATTATGTGAACTCGGAATGGTCTTGGCTGGATGGCTCGCCTATGGAACACGGGTCGCCTTTCTGGACTGTTAA ATACAGCGACGTTTGTAGATATCGTCATGTGACCTCAGGCCTCAATATCACTCGACGAGTAAACGGCGGTTCTTGCTATCGCTATTATCAGGCACCCGGTGAATTCCCTGTTGGAGAATGCGTGGCCCTTACGTATCAACATTTTTACTACATGAGTGACGAGGACTGCCTGCACAGGAAGAGCCCCCTCTGCGTTGCCAGGGATCGGgattaa